The sequence below is a genomic window from Acanthochromis polyacanthus isolate Apoly-LR-REF ecotype Palm Island chromosome 14, KAUST_Apoly_ChrSc, whole genome shotgun sequence.
AATGTTGCTGGGCCAGATGTGCACCAGGGCATTGTCTTTGGGAAAATCCCTCTACGTTTTGGTTAATCAACCATGAGATATGTGATTTGTGGGTGAAAATAAATATCAGGGACTTCCAACTTTTCAAGTTAGTGATGAAGAATCCTCTTAGATGAGATCTGAAATATCTTCAACAACCAGTTGCCTTATGCTGAAGCACTGAATATTATCACAATGTGGATGACTGAGGATCTACAAAGATTTACTACAGGCATGTCATTTGGTCGCGGATCCGCGAAAATTCGCGTATCGAGGTATCAATGTTGAGACCCAacgtgaaaaaaaatatggggtgtaaggggtatagggttggatcgcACGTAGTTGTCAGCAGTGCGCTGGCTTGCAATGTTTACTTTCACGTACATCGTGTTCAAATTCGGTAACGCGAGAACTACCATTTTACGAGAGTGGAAGGCAGTTTGCGTGGTCGCACGCAGAAGAAGGACAGGGAGAAAGAGGAATATGGCTAGAATTATTGACAGGAAAGAGGAGAATAGAGCAAGGGAAGTGGACGATGGGTGTCGCGTCAAGTGGAATTGGGAGTGGTTGGCGAAACCCATGAAGCTTACACACcaaaagcacgagttggaaaTGATTGGAGAGCATTATTGAAAGTTGgatgtagctgggaaagcgaggtgcatggtgtgcgacgatgagacaaaatacagcgacagaggatgccaagcgctgatagaccaAATGAAAACGaaaatcatgccaggaaattATACGAAAAGCGCTTTAACCGccaaatgcccagcaattttttcacccggcggagggaagagacgcgacaacaggaccaaacatacgggatcagtaCTGTGTACGtgcaacaacccagtggcattgccccacaagttcctcaacagaagaggctcactcCCATGGTCGACCGGAAAGCACACATAGAGGTAAGAAAGACAAATTACTTTTACTTGTACTTTTAAGATTATTTTCGCTAAATTTTAGCAAATCTTTCATAAGATTTTACCGTGACTTGCGATAATAGAGGAAAAAGTGGGCCGTGACTTCAGAAGACAACTTTACATGATGAATGGAATTGTATGCCAGGAGTGAAGACGCAGGATCCCTGACTATGGCATTGAATATCAACTGTGAATCATAGAAGTAGTCGTAGACTTAGTAAGCTTGGGGACAGCTTTGCCAGTTAGCAAGCTGAGCTTAGGGGGAAGGGGGGATCATAAAAAATGGATTATCTAGGCGGACCCCTGCTCAAATTTTTTTCACTCTggacttagtttttttttcactgagcAAGAGGGGAAGGAAGGGTTTATGCCATCACTCAAAATAACACGCTGCacaaaatatttaccattttgaatgtgaatgtgtttaAAGCTAATGATacttattttactgttattttaatttgttttgcagGCTCTCATTTTGGCTTTTGCGGCAGAGAAGACCCTGTCCATGAGTGATGTTGAAGACCTGCTGTCACTTTGTAAGGAGGTTGCCAAGGACAAAAAGGCATTGGATAGTCTTCACATGGGTCGCGGGAGTGCCACCTACAAACTTGTACATGGCCTTGGGAAGACTCTAAAGGAAAAAATGCTTGACATGATACGGCCCCACCCTTTCAGCCTGAATATTGATGAAAGCACaaacaatgcaaacaaaaagaTCTTGGCTGTACTGGTTAACTATTTCAACACAGAGAAAGGAGAAATGGTGATAGAACACTTAGCTGCAATAGAGCTAGTGAAGGTTGACAGTGACAGCCTGTTTTCTGCTCTTGTGGATTTGTTTGAGGAGCTCAATCTGAGATGGGACATGGTTGTGGTTTTGATGGACTCCTGTGCTGTCATGCGAGGATCAAAAAGAGGCCTAGAAACTCGCATCAGAAACGAACTGGCTCCACAGTTATTAGATATAGATGGAGATGTGTGCCACCGCATTCATAATGCAAGTAAGAAATTGTGTGCACCATTCAACCAGTGGGTGGAACATTTGTTTAATGATATACACAATGATGTAAAATGGTCCCCTGACTTGCAAGAGGTGATGGCTGACATATGTACAGCGTTGGATCTGAaattccagcccgatctcacgaggattcgtgaaactgtcacgtaagttttagtttcggtttcgtgcgcaccaacacgatttcgtcatgtttttcgtgccgctcaccacgaaatgcgcaccaatgtattttaaacggcggacttttcgtgccactcagaacgtatttcaaaagaatgtgtatattatatttttaatgtaaaaccgtggcgaatccaacgctatattttgcatgacatcgtccctaaacataacccgaaccataaccctaaccataacctaaccataagccggtggtacacttaccaatttgcataggaatttcaagaatgtccggcggccggcggccgcaaacgcgatcacacaagcagtatacgccgatggacagcttagatcgtcatgaatccgccggtataaaccactttcagatgtgattaccacagcgaaaaacatttcgtggtgagcggcatgaaaaacatgacgaaatcgtgttggtgcgcacgaaaccgaaactaaaacttacgtgacagtttcacgaatccccgtgagaccgggttggaaaTTCACTGTACCTGAGAGACACATCAACCACCGATGGCTGTCTGCATATGACATTTCTATAGATACTCTGAGGATGTGGAACTGCCACAAACTTTTCTATTATGGATTTATGTCCATGGAAGACCAGACCCCACTGCAAAGCAATCATCTGTGAGACAAGCATGGAAGACAATGGCTGTGAAGGTTAAGAGTCTGACAGCAGATGGGAAGGAGCGTAAAAAAAAGGATTATCCAGAAAGTTCTCGTATGTGAAAAGAAGACTCTCTTGATCCCGAACTTTTACAAGACTGTACTGCCGTTGCTGAAGAGCtatgtctgtctgtttcagtcATCTGCCCCACTTGTACACAAGCTTCATGAAAAGCAGGAAGCCTTGATGAGACAGTTTCTGTCCAGCTATGTGCGTCAGGAACAGATTGAGACAGGCTCAAAATTACTGAAGCAGGAGTTGGCAGAGGATGTCGGTCAGTTCATGAACAAAGGTTCCCTTCTGTATGGAGGTAAGTTTTAgtatatttgttattttattttgatttcattGGGAAATTAACAACCAGTGTAGCATGGTTTACCAGAAACTGACCCAAGGGACAAATTAATTTGTCAAATTGATTTGCCAATTCTCTTTTAAAAGTGCAAATGGACTAGCCTTACATGAATATTACAGCAAAATAGATTAGCCACCCTTCAGTTTTGATTAGCAAATGGCTGTGCAAATCCAGTTATTTTGTGCCTTGTGAACCAAGTAATTTGGTATAATTTtataaaaaagtattttattttatttttctgtcaggcCAGCAGACCAAAGATCTCATCATGCAATGTCGTAAGGACGACACCATGGTGGCCCAGTTCaaggaaaatgttttcaagGCATACCGTGACACAGGAGTGTACTTGCAGAAGAAGCTGCCCTTGGGAAATGAGCTTCTCCGAGCCCTTGTTTAcgttgacccacttatgcagaATCGTCACAGTGCTCAGATGAAACTGGAGAAGTTGCCTAAGTACCTGCCCAAATTGTTGTCAGTACAGGAGCAAGACAACTTCTACTTGGAAGTTCGCAGGTAAACTTAATAATTCTGTTTGTAAACCATGGATATCTGTTGCAAgcttttcatgtttaaaatttaTAATTTTTCTGTGGGAAATAGTCTGACCaatttaaattagatttaagTACATATATTGTTTGATTGGCATTAAATTGTAAAAAGTGATATTTGATacacttttaaagaaatatgtaaatataatttATAGTCTTGATACAGCATTATAAGAAGGAACTTAACTTTATTTCCACAGTTAATCTTGCAAGGTTGTTAACTTAATCTGAAAAGACAATTTTACATGTTTCATCTAATTATGCATTTATACAATTATATAACTTTTGCATGCTCATTTAACTAATTTTGATGTATGTGATTTATCTTTTTCAATTTTCAAGGCAgtttaaatggtaaatatttgtTACTCTTCTGGGCTTAAAAGCAGGTGTGTGGCAAGGGTAGCATTTTAGTATGCGTCATATGATAGTTCTGGTGGCTGGTGGTGGTATCTCATAATCTGGTGTGGTGGTAATAATGGGTATATACAATACTGAGGAGTGTGGGTTAACCATGGACAGACAACaggtaataaaaaaacaattttaacaATTTGCTAGGGATGGTTTTGAAATATAAATTATGGAAATAATCCTCAATTCATGTAAACTATTTCATGTACTTAAAGAACAAAATTATAGGGATTATTACTGAAAAATAGAAAGCAGTTAAAACCAATATGTGCACTGAATAATATGTGAACTGTCTGTATTTGTAGGGGAGCTTCTTGTCAGATCAGTTGTATAATTGGTTTCTTCTTTAATGTTAACATTTAAGGATGGATGGTAAGATTTGGAATAAATCTTATTTTAGGTATCTGGTTGACAAGACTCTACCACATTATGAGGAAGAGAAGATGACCTTGGACCAGTGGTGGACCAAGGTACAGAAAAAAGGACAGTACCCGAACCTGTGTAAGGTTGTGCTTGCAATGTGCACTATCTTTCATGGCCCACATGTTGAGTCTTCGTTTAATATAATGGAAGACATTGTGAATGTGAGATCAACAAGGATTGGCACTGATTTATACAATGCCTATCAGACAGTGAAGTACCATTTAAGAGCTCACAAGAAAAGTGCAGTAGAGTACTTCAAGCGTTCAGATGTTGAATTTGACCCTGTGGACCCAAAGCTTGTGTCAAACATGACAAGTGCTAGTGCAGAAAGACCTGCATATGTGCCTAGTGACAAATCCATGCCAGAAAGTAaagcagccacaaagagacgtaTGGATGCTGAGGCCAGAGATGACAGGCTGctgtttgtaaaagaaaaagctgatgagccaccaGCTAAAATGGCTAAACTTTCTGAGCCGGCCACAGACTCTGACAAGAGGAAAAATGCACTGGATTTGCTCCTTCAAAAGAGAAAGGAGAAGCAACAAAGGAAATGAACTTGACTGTGATATGTGATATAGGAGCTGACCATTGTTGACAACTTCATGTGgttcattcaaatttgaatccagaataaatatttggtttcatcacattaacatgactttgtgctgtttttgaggggtgcctagaaggtcccatacagacatttttttaagccttcatgtttaaagaattctaggtgtcagagttcaccaaaatgcaccatttcagcctttaaatttcaaaagtttCTTGCATGCCCCCCTCCCAAACCCTCCCCCCAGCTCGATCGCTCTGCTCCCTCGCTTCCAAGGATtcacttatttggtaatttcccaATGACATGCCTGTTACTAACATTAGGAACAGCACTCAGCTCACTTTATGACCTTTCCTTACATCAACTGAAACAAGACTGCATTAGCCaagtaaatattgtaaatgGAGAATTGTCACAACAGATGTAACCTGTCGCATTTTACAGACAATAGTGGTAACAGCATTGCTTATCTGATTTCTGTGCACAAGTGAGGACACTTGCCTTTGAGATACTTAGAGGAGTTGGAGGTATTTCCTTCTTTTGTTCAAAACGTTCTGTGCACAATGTGTGAATAGTGGTTGTCTTTGACGTGTCTATGATCATGCAGTTCTGACTTAATTTATCTGCATACGTAACTCTTGTGGTCGTTATTTTAATACTAGTTGCAACAGATCTGTTGTTGCTTCTGCACTGGTTGCTGTCatgtttttagaattttgtcATGGACTTGGTACTGAGGTATTGTTTCTTGTGACATTCCCGTTGCTCATATTGACTTTTATGGAccataataaattaatattgtTGCAGCTATAACACCAATTAGCTTCCTGTTCACTATaccatttacagcatatttgtaTATAAATACTTTGGATATTTTGAATGTTTAGCTGCTTCTGGAGGAGTAATTTTTATCTGccactctgacacacacactctctctctcgtttctttttttttttcaacttagatttttattggtttttcagttttcacatttacagttaaacatgttttttcaatGATTGTTTACAGGGTTatcaacaataaacaaataaaacaaaacataaagaaaaaggaCTGCAACCATTTCTCCTTGTTAGctaacttaaaataaaacatcagttttcCTGATCTATTGACTTATAATATATTGACCATTTCTCCCATTTGTCATTGAATTCAACAGCTTTCAGCCTTAGAGCGAAGGTAATTTTCTCCATTGTAAAAATCTCTTGCACAACATTTATCCATTGAGAATGGCTGGGTGAATCGGGTTGAAGCCATCGTCTTGTTATTGCCTTCCTTCCGGCTGtcaataatattttaattaaatattggtCGTCTTTCTGAACAATTTCAGTGAGGAGGCCAAGGTATAATGTTGTGAAAGACATTGATACATTGTATTTTAATATCTTACATATGGAAAGGTGAATTGAAGCCCAAAAGGTTTTTATCTGCAGGCAATCCCAGAAGATATGAGTGTGGTTTGCATTGATACAACCACATTGCCTCCAACATATTTGTTGGGAGGACAATTGTTTACTTTTTATCAATGGTGTAATAAAAAATCTTATTAAGTTTTTCCAATTAAATTCTCTCCATTTTTGTGAATTTGTAGAAGTCTGAGATAGTCGGCAGATTTGATACCACTCTTCATTAGAGATGGTTGTTAATGTTTCCTTTTCCCACTTTTCTTTGACATATATAGTTGAATGTTTCTGGCACGACATTAGGCTAATATACAGCTTTGATATAATTTTGCGTGTTTTCTGTTGGTATGCCCCACATAGTGTATCTAAAACGGCGTTGGGTTCACTTCCTCTTTCTCTTATTTCTTTGTTATAATATTCTCTCAACTGTAAGTATCTAAAAAAGTCCTGATTTTTAAGGTCAAATTTCTCCTTTAGATATTGAAAACTCCTCATTTCACCATTGTTGATTAAAGTACAGAATGCTGTGACACCCTTTGTGATCCAATATTTAAATGTGGAGTCATGCACTCCTGGTCTAAATTCTTTGTCGTAAGCAATCCATCTcaataattttctttctttatttagtGTCTGTTGTCTTGCAACAATAAACCAAATGTCAAGTGAAAATTTAGTTATTCAATTAATTTCATTCTTTAGATCAGTTGGTACACAGTCTTCTCCTATGATTGTCTGTATGTTAAGCCCAGGGATGCATGTCTCCATCTCTTTCCATTTAGCGTAGTATCCAGGGTCACACCAGCAACACAGAAATCGCAATTGAgcagcataaaaatacatttttaaattgggAAGGGCCATACCCCCCTTCTCTTTTGGCAGCTGTAGTGTTGAATATCTGACCCTGGCCTTCTTGCCGTCCCAAATGAATTTTGATAGCAATTTGTCCCATTCTGTGAATTGTTTGTGTGGTACGTCGACAGGTAAAGATTGAAACAAATATAACAGCCTTGGTAAGATgttcattttcaccacatttatTCTATCACTAAGATCAAGGGGGTATGTGGACCATCTCTGGATATCCGttctgattgtttgattaaTTGGGTTATAATTGAAGTCGTATAATAAAGATGGGTCTTTAGACAAGAATACTCCTAGGTATTTAATTTTGTTGACGCTccattttaggtcatatttatGTGAAATTTCAGTAGAGGGtgtatggttgaaaagcaaaattTGAGTTTTAGAAATATTCAGTTTGTATCCTGCATGTATATTGTATTCATCTAAAAGCTCCACTAATTTGGGTAAACCTTTGTTAATATCGTTGAGATACATCAATATGTCATCTGCAAATAATCCAATCTTCTGCTCCCTTCCATTAAACATAATTCCCTTCAAATCAGCTTTCTGTCGGATCGCCTGTGCCAGTGGTTCGATATATAACGCAAAGAGGATAGGGCTCAATCCACACCCCTGTCTACAACCTCTTCCAAGCTCAAACCGATCTGTCAGGGATCCATTCACTTTTAATCTTGCCGTGGGCTTATCATAAATTGTCTTTATACACTGAATAGCTTCTTTAGTAAGGCCAAATTTCTCTAAGGTTTGGTATAAAAAGTCCCAATTGACCCGATCAAAGGCCTTCTCCGCATCTAAACTAAGTAAGGCAGctttaatcttatttttattaatattatgaaTAATTTGGAGGCTTCTTCTAATGTTATCTTGTGTTTGTCTGCCGACTATAAAGCCTGTCTGATCTTCATCTATTATATCTGAGATAAAAGTTTCAAATCGCTTGGAGATAATTGATGTGTATAATTTATAGTCgacatttaaaattgaaattggtCTATAGTTGGAGCAATTTTCTCGATCTTTATTTTCCTTGGGAATTAA
It includes:
- the LOC127537124 gene encoding uncharacterized protein LOC127537124, which encodes MGRSVKKRIIQKVLVCEKKTLLIPNFYKTVLPLLKSYVCLFQSSAPLVHKLHEKQEALMRQFLSSYVRQEQIETGSKLLKQELAEDVGQFMNKGSLLYGGQQTKDLIMQCRKDDTMVAQFKENVFKAYRDTGVYLQKKLPLGNELLRALVYVDPLMQNRHSAQMKLEKLPKYLPKLLSVQEQDNFYLEVRRYLVDKTLPHYEEEKMTLDQWWTKVQKKGQYPNLCKVVLAMCTIFHGPHVESSFNIMEDIVNVRSTRIGTDLYNAYQTVKYHLRAHKKSAVEYFKRSDVEFDPVDPKLVSNMTSASAERPAYVPSDKSMPESKAATKRRMDAEARDDRLLFVKEKADEPPAKMAKLSEPATDSDKRKNALDLLLQKRKEKQQRK